In Quercus robur chromosome 11, dhQueRobu3.1, whole genome shotgun sequence, the following proteins share a genomic window:
- the LOC126707107 gene encoding uncharacterized protein LOC126707107 isoform X1 translates to MEGFQKLIPKISKDIKNGSDTLLLSAAKGGGGGVSAALSSTDQSHVLVTRPPPRQVVSLLTCSKLCAISFVVGVVFGFTLKRRVKRWASNILKRLKDN, encoded by the exons ATGGAGGGGTTTCAGAAATTGATTCCTAAAATCTCTAAAgacattaaaaatgggtctgaCACTCTCCTTTTGAGTGCTGCtaaaggaggaggaggaggagtttCTGCTGCTTTATCTTCGACTGATCAGTCTCATGTTTTGGTCACCAGGCCTCCACCTAG ACAAGTGGTATCGCTGTTGACTTGCTCAAAGCTTTGTGCAATTTCATTTGTTGTTGGAGTTGTGTTTGGTTTCACACTGAAGCGACGTGTCAAACGCTGGGCTTCCAACATTCTCAAGAGGTTGAAAGATAATTGA
- the LOC126707104 gene encoding respiratory burst oxidase homolog protein E-like encodes MRLSASSGSSSKQSNYNRSFDLPEDLDDSTTISGGGGEMLPIFLDGLGRQSNSQDLVEVTLELEDDSVVMCSVTPTRDELQPPRLERNLSITSRIRRKFPWLRSSSNGSETASEDAVEENTIMSARDDRRMKASLQRSRSNAQQALKGLRFISKSTSTRACDSEELWRKVESTFHKLAKDGLLSREDFGECIGMVDSKEFTVGIFDALARRRRQKIPRITKEELRDFWLQISDQSFDARLQIFFDMVDINEDGRITREEIQELIMLSASANKLSKLKEQAEDYASLVMEELDPEKLGYIELWQLETLLLQRDTYMNYSRPLSTASVGWSQNLGSFRPKNVMRRVTGTLKGHILENWQRGWILMLWFFVMAGVFALKFNQYRNRAAFQVMGYCVTTAKGAAETLKLNMALILLPVCRNTLTWLRSTRARSFIPFDDNINFHKTIACAIAIGIFTHAGTHLACDFPRIINSSPEDFALIASDVGNTRPTYKGLLSGVEGVTGIAMVVLMAISFTLAIRGFRRNLVKLPAPFNRLTGFNAFWYSHHLLGLVYILLIVHGSCLFLAQKWDQKTSWMYISVPLLLYIVERTVRRCRSVRYSVKVLKVSVLPGNVFSLVMSKPQGFTYESGQYIFLQCPTISPFEWHPFSITSASGDDYLSVHIRMVGDWTQELKRIFTEGTHLPPSIIGPAELSTPQTLLRQKDQTSQPRLLVDGPYGAPAQDYKNYDVLLLVGLGIGATPFISILRDLLNNTTEEQQDSTTETSRSDDRLNSYTSSNVTPGSGNKKLQRVKSAHFYWVTREPESFEWFKGVMDQVAEMDHKGQIELHNYLTSVYEEHDARSTLITMVQALNHAKHGVDILSGTRVRTHFARPNWKEVFTKIALKHPHATVGVFYCGLPVLAQELKKLCHELSNKTSTRFEFHKEYF; translated from the exons ATGAGGTTATCGGCGTCGTCGGGATCGTCGTCGAAGCAATCCAATTACAACCGGTCATTCGACCTACCGGAAGATCTCGACGACTCCACCACCATCAGTGGCGGCGGCGGAGAAATGCTGCCGATATTTCTCGACGGCCTTGGACGACAGAGCAATTCGCAAGACTTAGTTGAAGTCACGCTAGAGCTCGAAGACGACTCAGTCGTCATGTGCAGCGTAACTCCGACGAGAGACGAGTTGCAGCCGCCGCGACTCGAGAGGAACCTGTCGATTACGTCGAGGATTCGCCGAAAATTCCCGTGGCTGAGATCTTCGTCTAACGGGTCGGAAACTGCTTCGGAGGATGCAGTAGAGGAGAATACGATCATGTCGGCTCGCGATGATCGAAGAATGAAAGCGAGTCTTCAACGATCGCGATCGAACGCGCAGCAAGCTCTCAAAGGACTGAGATTCATCAGCAAAAGTACAAGTACTAGAGCTTGCGATTCCGAAGAGTTATGGAGAAAAGTTGAGTCCACGTTTCACAAACTCGCTAAAGACGGTTTGCTTTCTCGAGAAGATTTCGGTGAATGcatag GAATGGTTGACTCGAAAGAGTTTACGGTTGGGATATTCGATGCATTGGCACGGAGGAGGAGACAGAAGATACCGAGGATAACCAAAGAAGAGCTACGCGATTTCTGGTTACAGATTTCGGACCAGAGTTTTGACGCGCGACTTCAGATTTTCTTTGACAT GGTGGATATCAATGAGGACGGAAGAATTACAAGGGAGGAGATTCAAGAG CTTATAATGCTCAGTGCTTCTGCAAACAAGCTATCCAAGTTGAAAGAACAGGCTGAAGACTACGCTTCGTTGGTAatggaagaactagatccaGAAAAACTAGGATACATTGAG TTATGGCAGTTGGAAACGCTGCTCCTACAAAGAGACACTTACATGAACTATAGCAGACCACTGAGCACAGCAAGTGTAGGCTGGAGTCAGAACCTTGGTTCCTTCAGACCCAAGAATGTGATGCGAAGAGTTACCGGAACACTAAAGGGTCACATACTAGAGAATTGGCAGAGAGGCTGGATTTTGATGTTGTGGTTCTTTGTCATGGCTGGCGTTTTCGCCTTGAAATTCAACCAATATAGAAATAGAGCAGCATTTCAAGTCATGGGCTATTGCGTGACAACTGCAAAAGGGGCTGCAGAGACTCTGAAACTCAACATGGCTCTCATACTCTTACCAGTTTGTCGAAACACTCTTACATGGCTTCGGTCCACAAGAGCCAGGTCCTTTATCCCCTTTGACGACAACATTAATTTCCACAAG ACGATTGCATGTGCTATAGCCATTGGAATCTTCACTCATGCGGGAACCCATCTAGCATGTGACTTTCCTCGCATTATAAACTCATCTCCAGAAGATTTTGCCTTGATAGCTTCCGATGTCGGAAACACACGACCCACATACAAAGGCCTCTTGAGTGGGGTTGAAGGGGTGACTGGGATTGCTATGGTGGTCTTAATGGCCATCTCATTCACATTAGCAATAAGAGGCTTccggagaaatctggtgaagcTGCCTGCACCATTTAACAGATTGACGGGGTTTAATGCATTCTGGTACTCTCATCACCTTCTTGGTCTTGTCTATATTTTGCTAATTGTTCATGGAAGTTGCTTGTTCTTGGCGCAAAAGTGGGATCAAAAAACG TCATGGATGTACATCTCTGTTCCATTGTTGCTCTACATAGTAGAGCGGACTGTGCGAAGGTGTAGATCAGTGCGTTATTCAGTCAAAGTATTAAag GTTTCAGTACTACCAGGAAATGTTTTTAGTTTAGTCATGTCCAAGCCTCAGGGATTTACGTACGAAAGTGGGCAATACATATTCCTACAATGCCCAACAATCTCTCCATTTGAATG GCATCCATTTTCCATCACTTCAGCATCAGGAGATGACTACCTAAGTGTTCACATCCGGATGGTAGGCGACTGGACACAAGAATTGAAGCGAATTTTCACAGAAGGTACTCATTTACCACCATCTATTATTGGTCCAGCCGAACTTAGTACTCCACAGACTCTACTAAGGCAAAAGGATCAGACAAG CCAACCGAGACTGTTAGTTGATGGACCATATGGGGCTCCAGCACAAGACTACAAAAATTATGATGTCTTGCTCCTAGTTGGACTTGGAATTGGAGCTACTCCTTTTATAAGCATCCTTAGAGATCTTCTAAACAATACCACAGAAGAACAGCAG GATTCAACCACAGAAACGAGTAGATCAGATGACAGACTGAATAGTTACACATCTTCAAATGTGACACCAGGAAGCGGAAACAAGAAGTTGCAGAGGGTCAAAAGTGCTCATTTCTACTGGGTTACCAGGGAACCTGAATCATTTGAATGGTTTAAAGGAGTCATGGACCAAGTAGCAGAAATGGATCACAAA GGCCAAATTGAGCTGCACAACTACCTTACAAGTGTTTATGAAGAGCATGATGCGAGATCAACCCTGATCACAATGGTTCAAGCTCTGAACCATGCTAAACATGGCGTTGACATCCTATCCGGCACCCGA gTAAGGACGCACTTTGCTAGGCCTAATTGGAAAGAAGTATTCACTAAAATAGCTTTAAAGCATCCACACGCGACAGTAG GGGTTTTCTACTGTGGGTTGCCAGTTTTGGCACAGGAGCTGAAGAAGCTATGTCACGAGCTCAGTAACAAGACCTCTACACGATTCGAGTTTCACAAGGAGTATTTCTAA